ACTCCAGGATTTCTCCCTTCACTTCGACGGTGATCTTCGACGAAAGGTCGCCTTTGGCGATGGCCGTGGCCACGTCGGCGATGTTACGCACCTGGCCGGTGAGGTTCGAGGCCATCGAGTTGACGTTGTCGGTCAAGTCCTTCCATGTGCCGCCCACCCCGGGAACGGTGGCCTGTCCGCCGAGTTTCCCTTCGGTGCCGACCTCGCGCGCCACGCGCGTCACTTCCGAGGCGAAGCTGTTGAGCTGGTCCACCATCGTGTTGATCGTGTTCTTCAGCTCCAAAATTTCGCCCTTCACATCCACGGTGATCTTGCGTGACAAGTCGCCGCGTGCCACTGCAGTAGTGACGTCGGCGATGTTGCGCACCTGACCGGTCAGGTTCGATGCCATCGAGTTCACCGAGTCGGTAAGGTCTTTCCAGGTTCCGGCAACGCCGGAAACTTCCGCCTGACCGCCAAGTTTGCCTTCCGTGCCCACTTCGCGCGCCACGCGCGTCACTTCGGAAGAGAATGCGTTAAGCTGATCGACCATCGTGTTGATCGTCTCCTTCAGCTCCAAAATTTCGCCCTTCACGTCCACCGTGATCTTGCGGGAAAGGTCACCGCGCGCGACCGCCGTCGTCACCGCTGCGATGTTGCGGACCTGGGCGGTGAGATTGGAGGCCATCGCGTTCACCGAGTCGGTGAGATCCTTCCACGTGCCTGCCACACCCGGTACCACCGCCTGACCGCCGAGGCGCCCTTCGGTGCCGACTTCGCGCGCCACACGAGTCACTTCGGATGCGAATGAGCGAAGCTGATCGACCATCGTATTGATGGCCTCCTTGAGCTGCAAGATCTCACCGCGCACGTCCACGGTGATCTTTTTCGACAAGTCACCGGCCGCGACCGCGATGGTCACGTCCACGATGTTGCGCACCTGCGCGGTCAGATTTCCCGCCATCTGGTTCACGGACTCCGTGAGGTCTTTCCACACCCCGGACACACCTTTCACCTGCGCTTGGCCGCCGAGTTTTCCTTCTGTACCCACTTCGCGCGCCACGCGCGTCACTTCTGACGTGAACACCGAAAGCTGGTTGATCATTCGGTTCACCAGCTTGGCCGAATGCAGAAATTCGCCCTCCAGTGGACGGCCATCGACCTCGATCGCCATCGACTGTCCGAGATCGCCCTTGGCCACGGCACCAATCGTTCGCGTGACCTCCGTCGTCGGGCGTACAAGGTCGTCCATCAGCGTATTGAGCGCCTGCACTTCATCCGCCCAGCCACCCACCATGCCGGTGATGACGATGCGCTGCCGCAGGCGTCCTTCTTTGCCTACCACCCTGGACACCCTGGCGGCCTCCCCCGCACGACGCTGGCTCATGCCAAGCACATCGTTAAATGCATCGGCGATCTTGCCATGCACGCCCGTCCATCCCTCCGGTAACCGCGTGGTGAAATCCCCCTTGCGAAAAGCCAGCATGGCGGCCAGAAGCTCCAGCTCCCATGCCTCGCCGCTTCCATTGTTTTTGTCAGAGTGTCGCTTCCGTGGCGCAGTGGTGACGGTGGAACCGGCAGGGGAGGGAGATTGAATTGTTCTCATGGCAAAAAAGACAATTTATGGCCTATCGCACCTCAGCAACTATCAGGACGTATCCTGATTGTCACATCAGAAACATTTTTTTCAAACCTCTCGGGGTCGGCGGACGATTTTTACCAATGTCTTGATTTCGATACATCCGCAGAGCCCTTCGGCTTCGAACCTCGTAAAGTGCCAGCGGTCCAAAGAACTGTACGGCAAGGCCGTGTCGTTTTGGAATTTGTCATTCATCCACCCCCGTGTCCGAACAGGAACTCCCGCCTTCAATTCGCAACTTTATCTCCCGTTATGTCCGCTCCGTCGAACAACTGGAGATTCTACTTCTGTTCAGTCAGGAGCCAGATGCCGCATGGTCGGTCCAGAAAGTCTATGATGCGATCCTGAGCACGCCCCAATCGGTGGAACGATGGCTCGACGAACTGGTCCGGAACGGTCTGCTTGAAAAGCTTTCTGACCCGGCCGCCAGCTACCGTTGCTGCACTGAAGACAGCCTGATCTCTCAGATGGCCGCGCTTGGTGAGTTCTACCGCTCCAAGCCGGTACGAGTCATTGAGGTCATTTACAGGCGCGATGTCAATGCCGCGCAGAGCTTCGCCGACGCATTCAAAATCAAAACCACCGACCAAACCTCATGATGGGTCCAATCATTTACCTCCTTTGCGCACTCACCTGCCTCGGGTCCGCAGTGCTCTTATGGCGCGGCTATCGTCGCACCCGCCAGCGCCTGCTGTACTGGAGCGCGCTGTGTTTTGCGATCATGGCGGTCTCCAACGGACTCCTCATCCTGGATCTTGTCCTTCTTCCTGACGTTTATCTGCTGCCATGGCGCAGCGGTGTCACTCAGTTTGCCCTGCTCGTTCTGTTGTACGGTCTAATCTTCGAATCCGACTAGCCATGATGCTGAACCAATTCTTCGCCGGTGCTGCCACCATCAGCCTGCTCGTCATTGCATTGTTCTTTCTCCGGTTTTGGAAAAGAACGCAGGACCGGTTGTTTCTCTTTTTTGCCGGCGCCTTTGTCTTTCTGATGCTTGAACGGATCGTTCGAGCCATCATGACCGTGGAAACCGAGTGGGCGCCCTACGTTTACACAATCCGGCTCGCCGCATTCGTCCTGATCATCGTCGCCGTGGTGGACAAGAACCGGCGCACCTGACGGCTCGACAGGGCGGATGCAATCGCGCACCCATATCATTCGATTTGTGCCAAGAGGGTTGCGATACCGCTGTCTGAATGGCTTTCAGGCGCGTCCGTCGTGTGCCGCACCGCGTCTTTCGACCTTCTGTACCAAGAACTGGGCGACGCCGAGATCGAGCCGCGTGAAAAATATGCGGGCGAGTTTTTGTTTGAGGCGCAGCCACCAATTCGCCGGGCGGCGCCATGACAGCTTCGCCACTGGCTGGCTGTGCTGGAGATCCCGTTCAAAAGTGGCGCATGCCTGCGCCGCAAGCGAGGCGTTGCGGATGCGCAGCATGACTTCGAAATTGATATTGAGGCTGCGGGGGTCAAGATTGGCCGAGCCGATGTAAACGATGTCATCCACGACAATGACCTTGGCGTGCAGCACCTGCGGCTGATATTCGTGAATCTGCGCGCCGCGTCGCTGGAACTGCCCGTAGAGCGCCCGCGACGCGATCTGCATCATCGACACATCGCTTCTGCCGGGAAGCAGCAGGCGGAAGCTGCGCGCGAGCCTGGCGGCGCGCAGGAGCATCTGCTTGATGCGTCCGACGGGTAGAAAATAGGCCATGGTGATGGTGATGTCCTTCGCGTGAAGCAGATCGTGGCGCAAAGCGCGCTGCAGCACGCCCTGATGAAAGCCGGGGCGCGTCAGCAGCAATGCAACATCGTCTCCAGCCTCCACCCAGCCGCTGCGTCCTTGTTTACGCACCCGCCAGATCTTGTTGCCAGCTTTCTCGACCTGGGATTCAAAAGACTCGATGAGGTGCTTCACCACCGGGCCGGTGACGGCGATCCCGCCGTCCCGCCAGCCATCGTTGATGCCATCGCCTTCATATTCGGGAGCAATGTTGCAGCCGCCAATAAACGCCTGGGTGTCATCCACCACAAGAATCTTGCGGTGGTCACGGAACGACCAGAAACGCCAGCGCACCGGATTGAACCAGATGAGACTGCCTCCAAGCGCGGTCATCTCGCTGAAGTAAGTGCTGGGCAGTCCCAGACAGCCCACGTAGTCGAGCATGACGGTCACTCGTACACCACGCCGTGCGGCCTCTGTAAGTGCGTCGCGGAAACGTTCCCCCACCGGTGAGGCGCTAAAGATGTAGTGTTCGAGGCGGATGCTCTCCTTGGCCTTGGCGATGGCGTCGAACTCGGCTCCCAGCAATTTTCCACCCGTATCATGCCAGTGAAGGACATGCCCGTCCGACGTGGTGATGCTCGATGGAGCCTTCATGGATATTCAGGATTGGGGCGACGGATCATGGGAAACGGGGGAGCCTTGTTAAACGATCACGCCTTCCAAGACTTCACGCGCTTCCTTAATGGAGGAAACCACCCACGTCGCACCAGATTCATGCAGTGGCTTCGGGTCAAATTCTTGGCCGGTGAGTCCCCAGCGGCAGACAAGAATCTTGAGATCGGGCAGCTTACTGTGCAACCGTCGGCACAAGGTGCTCACAACCAAGCGCGCCTGTGGCGGCAGGGAGCTGATGCAGACGAGGGCCGGTTGCTTCTCTCCCAGCTCATGCACGAGTTCACCAATGAGACGCGGATCAGCAGAGATCTCGATTGCAATGGCAGGCGGGAGTACTGCGGCGAGCATTTCCAGTGCCTGAACATCAGGCTCACCATGCAAAGCACGCCCGAAAACCTGGAGCGCGGGCTGGGTTGCGCTTGGAGCCTCTGCAATGGCGGATGGGTTCCCTGCTGCCGATGTTTTGACCCTGGCGGCCTCGTCGGTGCTGTCGCTCAGCAGCGTGAAGGCAGAACGCATGCCTTGATAAATCTGGGCTGCCTCGTCCGGGTCGAGCTTGCCCAAGACTTCTTCGTGCCTGGTCAAAGCAAGGGCTGGGAGGGCGATGGCTTCCAAGGTTGTTTCGAGTCCGTCTTTTCGCATCGAGGTTTCGAGGAGGGCCTGTGCTGCGTCTTCATTGTTGGCCAGGTGATGCTGATAGTAGCTGAGGTGCGGTTGTGGGAGTGGGTTTTCGCCCATCACGATGTCCACCCACTCGAGTGCCGGGATATGCTTGCAGAACACCACGATGCAGACGGTAAGCGGCGTCGCCAGCACCAGTCCCACTCCGCCCCAGAGCCACGTCCAGAAGGCGATGGCCAGCAGCAGAGCAAAATCGGACACCCCAACGCTATGGCCGTAAAGCATGGGTTCCAGAATCATGTTGGTCAGCAGTTCCAGCGTGACGATGAGTGCGATGACCACTAGCGGCTGTGCCCAGCCATCAAAAACGGCGAGGCTCAGACTGATAGGCAGCACGGCCACGATCCATGGACCCACATACGGGATGAAACGGAATATGGCAGCCAGTACTCCCCACAGGATGACGTAAGGCAAGCCGATCACGGCCAGTCCTATGCCCAGCATGAGGCCGTAGATGGCATTCACCGTACCCTGCATGAGCAGATAGCGGCTGATGCGCTCCCCGGTTTCGTCGATCGCCTTGGTGGTGAGCGTGAGGCGGCTATAGCCCACCAGGCGTGCCACACGCTGGCCGATATCGTCTAGGCGCAGGAGCATGAAAATGACAAACAGGACCACCACCGCCGTTGTTCCCATGGCTTCGGCCAGGGTGGGCACGACCATGTTGAGTGCTGTCATTAAAGCTGTGGCAGTTTCCGGTGGTGGCTGCGGTGCCGCCACGGCAGCAATTTCAGTTGGCGCTGCATTCGGCTCAGGAGCGGCCAGGGTGGGCTGACTCACATCACCGACCAGCTTGCGCAGTCGCTGGATTACCCGGGTCTCACCAACTT
The genomic region above belongs to Prosthecobacter sp. and contains:
- a CDS encoding DUF5985 family protein, whose translation is MMGPIIYLLCALTCLGSAVLLWRGYRRTRQRLLYWSALCFAIMAVSNGLLILDLVLLPDVYLLPWRSGVTQFALLVLLYGLIFESD
- a CDS encoding DUF5985 family protein produces the protein MMLNQFFAGAATISLLVIALFFLRFWKRTQDRLFLFFAGAFVFLMLERIVRAIMTVETEWAPYVYTIRLAAFVLIIVAVVDKNRRT
- a CDS encoding phosphatidylserine/phosphatidylglycerophosphate/cardiolipin synthase family protein — translated: MKAPSSITTSDGHVLHWHDTGGKLLGAEFDAIAKAKESIRLEHYIFSASPVGERFRDALTEAARRGVRVTVMLDYVGCLGLPSTYFSEMTALGGSLIWFNPVRWRFWSFRDHRKILVVDDTQAFIGGCNIAPEYEGDGINDGWRDGGIAVTGPVVKHLIESFESQVEKAGNKIWRVRKQGRSGWVEAGDDVALLLTRPGFHQGVLQRALRHDLLHAKDITITMAYFLPVGRIKQMLLRAARLARSFRLLLPGRSDVSMMQIASRALYGQFQRRGAQIHEYQPQVLHAKVIVVDDIVYIGSANLDPRSLNINFEVMLRIRNASLAAQACATFERDLQHSQPVAKLSWRRPANWWLRLKQKLARIFFTRLDLGVAQFLVQKVERRGAAHDGRA
- a CDS encoding AI-2E family transporter, with the translated sequence MDTFNHTLSRFLNFFSALLVIAALYLGQKLLVPLALACLFTFLLNPLVKILCRWRLHRVASVGVVTLVSFSILALVAWLLGGELAGLANDLPNHRHNIQKRVESLQQVGETRVIQRLRKLVGDVSQPTLAAPEPNAAPTEIAAVAAPQPPPETATALMTALNMVVPTLAEAMGTTAVVVLFVIFMLLRLDDIGQRVARLVGYSRLTLTTKAIDETGERISRYLLMQGTVNAIYGLMLGIGLAVIGLPYVILWGVLAAIFRFIPYVGPWIVAVLPISLSLAVFDGWAQPLVVIALIVTLELLTNMILEPMLYGHSVGVSDFALLLAIAFWTWLWGGVGLVLATPLTVCIVVFCKHIPALEWVDIVMGENPLPQPHLSYYQHHLANNEDAAQALLETSMRKDGLETTLEAIALPALALTRHEEVLGKLDPDEAAQIYQGMRSAFTLLSDSTDEAARVKTSAAGNPSAIAEAPSATQPALQVFGRALHGEPDVQALEMLAAVLPPAIAIEISADPRLIGELVHELGEKQPALVCISSLPPQARLVVSTLCRRLHSKLPDLKILVCRWGLTGQEFDPKPLHESGATWVVSSIKEAREVLEGVIV